The genomic segment CAGCAACTGGACTAGTCCCGTTCGCCTGAATCCCCCTTTCTGCTATTCTATGCTTACAGCACATAGTGCCTTCCAATGACTCCTATCCCATATCAAAGATAGCCCCTGAGTTTCACTTTATCCACGTGCACACTCAGGTTATTTCTAGGCTATGTAGACCCCAGAGATACAGGACAGAAACCACACATGCTGGGCAGCAAGGTGATCTCTCCCATGACTTCACAAGTTCTGTTCAGCACAGGGGCATACTTCTGTTCTACAGACTGAGAGAGTAAGGCCCAGGGTGTGCCAAGAGGGAAAAAGCTGAAGCTCCATGTTCCTTGTACTCAGGCCCAGTGAACTATGTTGCACCCGAGGTCCAGAATCAAAGAGTGGTTCAGCTGGGATTCAGCATCTCCCCCAGGAAGACCCACTATCAAGGAGGGTGTCCCAGCACTGCTTTGCAGAACGGGAGCCCAGGAGCCCTGGAAGAGGCTGGAGTGGACAGAAGTCAGGGGCTCATTCAAGCCCAAACAAGAAGCCAGAAAGGtgagaccagggatgctgggtCCAAAGCAGAGAGAAATGGCCAGAGTGGTGCTGACACCTCAGCCCTGTTATGCCTGCCAGGGCCCCACTCACCAGGCTGAGTCCCCAGAGGCCCCGCCCTCCTACTCCccacttctttcccttcctcagaGGCAGGTCTGTGGCTTGGCTGGGAGCTCCAGGGACTGAGGGAGCACAGCAGCTGTGGGACAGGCCACATAGCTAAAACCCGGCGGGCCATAGGGCCCCGCGGAGGAGGCCCCAGCAGGCGGACCAGGCAGCCCGAAAGCTCCCTCCCAACGCTCCCAGCCTGTTGCTTATTCATTCAGAGTGGGAAAACGCCAGCCCAGCGGCCCGCCAGTGCCGGGCTGGCCATGTAAGGCCCCCAGGCGGTCCTGCCTGACGGTGCCCTGCAGAGAGCCTTGTGCAGCCCTGGGCaccgcccctgccctgccctgaccCCTTGGCCTCGAAATGCTGTCATCGGAGGAGCCGTCCCGCTCGGGACAAGGCCAGGATGGACAAAGCTAGAGCTGGGGCAGGCAAGGAGCCGTCCTGTCCTCGAGGCCCTGGGAAGAGGAGCACGCACAGGGGGCCACTCCTGAGAGCCTCTCGGTCCACCAGGCCTCTGCAGAGGGGCCACCATGGCTCTGGCCCTAGCTGGTTGGCAGCTGGGGGCCCTGGTGTGGGGCGCCTGCGTCTGCATCCTGGTGCACGGGCAGCAGGCGCAGCCAGGGCAGGGCTCGGACCCGGGACGCTGGCGGCAGCTGATCCAGTGGGAGAACAATGGGCAGGTGTACAGCCTGCTCAACTCGGGCGCCGAGTACGTGCCGGCGGGGCCTCCGCGCCCCGAGGGTAACTCCCGGGTGCTGCTGGCGGGCGCCCCCCAGGCCCCGCCGCGGCGCAGCCAGGGGGGCCTCCGGCGTCGGCAGGCCCcgtccctgcccctgcccctgcccgggCGCGTGGGCTCGGACACCGTGCGTGGCCAAGCGCGGCACCCGTTCGGCTTCGGCCAGGTGCCCGACAACTGGCGCGAGGTGGCCGTCGGGGACAGCACGGGCATGGCCCGGGCCCGCACCTCCGTCTCCCAGCAACGGCACGGGGGCTCCGCCTCCTCGGTCTCGGCCTCGGCCTCGGCCTTCGCCACCACCTACCGCCAGCCGCCGTCCTTCCCGCAGCAGTTCGCCTACCCGCAGGCGCCCTTCGTCAGCCAGTACGAGACGTACGACCCCGCGTCGCGGACCTACGACCAGGGCTACGTGTACTACCGCGGCGCAGGCGGCGGCCTGGGCGCAGGGGCGGCGGCCGTGGCCTCGGCGGGCGTCATCTACCCCTTCCAGCCCCGCGCGCGCTACGAGGAGTACGGCGGCGGCGAGGAGCAGCCCGAGTACCCGCCGCAGGCTTTCTACCCGGCCCCGGAGAGGCCGTAcgcgccgccgccgcagcccgcAGACGGCCTGGACCGCCGCTACTCGCACAGCCTGTACAACGAGGGCACCACGGGCCTCGAGCAGGCCTACCCCGACCCGGGCCCCGACGCCGCGCAGCCCAACGGCGGCGCCCCCCGCCTCGGCTGGTACCCGCCCTACGGCAACATGCCACCCGAGGCCTACAGCCCGCCGCGGGCCGTGGAGCCGCAGCCCCCCTTCCGCGTGCTGGAGCCTCCCTACCTGCCGGTGCGCAGCTCCGACGCGCCCCCGCCGGGTTCCGAGCGCAACGGCGCGCAGCAGGGCCGCGTGAGCGTGGGCAGCGTGTACCGGCCCAACCAGAACGGTCGAGGTGAGTTCGTCCCGGCGCCCCGGCCCTCCTCCATCCTTTGCGGAAGGCCTCCCCCAGCTGCTAAGGAAGGAACCCCCACCCTCGCCCCTATGGGCAGCCCCAGTGCTTCCCGCCTCCCAGCCTTCGCCCTGTCCACGCGTCGTCATCGGTGCCAGGATTTGGCCAGGCAGGCCCGGGCTCTGATTTGGGCGGTAGGGGCTGGAGGGACTGGACAAGCTTTGGAAAGAGACGCCTTCCAGACCTGGCTTGGGTCGTCTGAGGACAAAGTAAAGGAGCCCCTCTCCccgcctctccctccttcccatcagGGCATGGCCTCCACTCTTGGAGGTGCCCCACCGCCAGCCTGGCAGGGTGAAGCAGGGAGCATTAGGGTCGGAAAGGCCTTAGCGGGCGCCTCCGGAGGTGTGGCAGGTTCCTGGTCACTGGGCACAGGAGAGCTTGGCCAGAATGAACAAGAGGTTAAAAGAGAGGTTCTGGCCTGACAGGAGTGCAGACTAGATGACTCAGAGTTCCTTCACTGCAAGTCCGGACTAGAGAGGTGAGTGAGGCACCGGCCTGGGCACCAAAAAACTTAGTAACTGAGATAAGTAATATTGTAATGCATTTTGAGatcaaaaataatgcaaaaaaagatgaacaaaatatcagaattttaaatagaatCAGTAATGGTGCTATGTCAAACTGTATTCAAGCCTGAGGCAAACTGAAAAATGAGCAATACCAATctgcatttatttgaaattttgatattttgttcatcacaggTTTTTcgtattaattttgatttttaaaaatattgcctcAAATATTACTTCTCTTAGTTATGGAGTTTTTAGGCACCGTCCTAAATTTTGCACCCCAGGCCAGGGCCTCAGTCACTTAACTCAGTTCACCCTAGTCCTGGCCCTGGGGGAGAGTCCCAGGAGGCAGCTGTGGACAGGGGTGCAAGGGATGTTGAAGCTATGACGTGGTCTTGGGAAAGCCCAAGCCATCTGCACACAGGGACACAGTGGAAGGGGCAGCCTTCCTTCTTCAGATAAGCAACTCCACATATGCTGATAGCAGGCGGGCTCCCTTGGCAAGGGCCCACTAGTGGTCTGGCCAGGGCTGAACAGCTTTTGGCCTAACCTCTGCAGTCCTAGAATTCcgcttcctgcttctctctctctccaaatacaAAGTCAGGTTTGGTTAAGGTCTTCCATTAAGTCCCCAGTGCATATGCTTTCCACCCCAGCCTTGCCTCTTTCAGGCTGCAGTGAATGCCCCAGTTCTTTGCTCCTGAGTCTCTGCTCCACACCAAGTTTGCTGCGCCAGGCCGAGAGGGCTGAGCACTGTGGGGCCCAGGGACACAGGTACTGCACCCCCAGCCTTtgctcctctgcctctgtctgcaTGGGGACTCTGCCTTGTCTCCAGCCATACTGCCCTTGGATGAGAGGCTGCTGCTGGTGTGCAGGGGTGGGGACTCCTGTCTCTCTAGCGGCTGCTGGAGCCCAAGGCTAGGGGAGAGGAGTGTGCCCACCGGTAGTACTCACTCCCTCACATTCAAGGAGTAGTACTGCAGTTGGATGCTGAATCCCACTTTGAGAACCTGCAGGAGCTCAGGACAGGAGCTAGATGGAGGGCCCTTCTGTGATGTGATAAGAATGCATCCTCCTGTCACCATGGCCTCACTGACATCCGATCCTCACCAGGACTTGCAGCATCCCTGTAGCAGGGTGTGTTACAGCTCTGCATCAACTGCCCCTCGAGCTCCGTGGAAGAGAGCACACTTTACCTATAGGCTCAACttttgtggtggcttttcttagAATGCAAGACCGCAGAGTGAGGCTCAGCCAGAGCACTCCACCTCTGGGCAGAGGAGAAAACCGAGGCCTCAAATAGCACTgctggcagagccaggcctgggacTTGACGACTGTGCCCCAAGCCAGTGGCTCTTCGAAGGTCCTTCTTTAGCTTATCAGTTCTTAAGATTCAGAGGGGGACTGGCCAGAGTGAGGCCATGTCTGGAGTGGGGGTGCCTGGTGCTCAGCAGGGCCTCTGGCCCTTGCCCTTCAGCCCCAGTGTTCATTTGGGATTAAAGACCTTTCCCCTGAAGACAGTATATAGATGCCAagctgaacccaggccctgccctgaggGAGGCACAGAAAAGGGGGCACCTCAGTGCTGTGATTGGGCAggcactgggttaggggagccaGGGAAGGGGCTTCACCAGCTGGGGGCTAGGAACTCAGGGAGGACGTCCAAGAGGAGGAGGTGCCCAAGCACTGCTACAATCTGTCAGCACCCTCCAAGTGCCCCTTCCctagaaatggggggggggggttgttggttggagggaggagggtgcaggCTAAATCAGAGCTCacagagaggccagagaggaagcAGTACCTTCTCCCCCATCATTtgttccccttcccaccctgctaGGCTGGGACCATGGAAAATCCCACTTCGGGGAAGGCCAAGCCTTGTGCTTGAGATCAGACCCCCAGGCCTGGTGTGGGAGTCCAGGGCGGATTCTCCGAGACTGACCTCATTCCTCCTGGCCACACACCCAGGGGTCTGAGGCTGGGCGCTGGCAGCCTGCGCGTGTATGTGGGCGTGGACGTGTCCTCACAACACCAAACACATGTGCGCACCGCCCACGTCCTCCACGTTTGGGCGGTTTCCAAGCGCCTGTCGGAGTCTGGTTTCTTCCTTGGGCGCCTGCacccccttccttcccaccctAGAGAGGGGGTGCTGCCCAAGGACCCCTGCATTGTCTCTGAAATGTGTAACTGGAGGGaaggtgaggaaacagaagcccaggtCACACACCTGGCCTGGCTGTCACAGCAAATCCTTGTAGAGGCCTGGAGGCTGGCTGCCTGCTTCCCAGACGCAGCTGCGTCCCCTGCActgtgcccctccctctcccatggCCAGGCCTCTTCTCCTGGCCTCCTTGTCCCTGTTCCTGCCTCCCTACAGCCTCAGCTTTTCCAAGCTGGTGGTATTCGTGTGGACTAAGATGACTGCTGGCCCTAGAAGACCACGGCTTTTCTCCCAGAGCCTCCCCCTTACACCCCAGGCCTGATTCACTGGCTCTGGCCACCCTATGAAACTAACGTGGAGCAGCCACCCTGGCTGTCCTCCCAGGGCATCTCTGGTGGCTATGCCCGCCTTGCCTGGAGTGGGTCCTCCTTCTCTGTCCTCATACAGCCAATCGGAGCTGGGGCTGCCTCCTCCCTGGTCCCTTCCAGTCCGTCCTGTGCATGGGGCGGATATACCCTTGCATTGCTGACCGTATCACTCTCCTACTCAAGAAGGTTCTGTGGCTCCCAAGGCCTTCAGG from the Hippopotamus amphibius kiboko isolate mHipAmp2 chromosome 2, mHipAmp2.hap2, whole genome shotgun sequence genome contains:
- the LOXL1 gene encoding lysyl oxidase homolog 1, which produces MALALAGWQLGALVWGACVCILVHGQQAQPGQGSDPGRWRQLIQWENNGQVYSLLNSGAEYVPAGPPRPEGNSRVLLAGAPQAPPRRSQGGLRRRQAPSLPLPLPGRVGSDTVRGQARHPFGFGQVPDNWREVAVGDSTGMARARTSVSQQRHGGSASSVSASASAFATTYRQPPSFPQQFAYPQAPFVSQYETYDPASRTYDQGYVYYRGAGGGLGAGAAAVASAGVIYPFQPRARYEEYGGGEEQPEYPPQAFYPAPERPYAPPPQPADGLDRRYSHSLYNEGTTGLEQAYPDPGPDAAQPNGGAPRLGWYPPYGNMPPEAYSPPRAVEPQPPFRVLEPPYLPVRSSDAPPPGSERNGAQQGRVSVGSVYRPNQNGRGLPDLVPDPNYVQASTYVQRAHLYSLRCAAEEKCLASTAYAPEATDYDVRVLLRFPQRVKNQGTADFLPNRPRHTWEWHSCHQHYHSMDEFSHYDLLDAATGKKVAEGHKASFCLEDSTCDFGNLKRYACTSHTQGLSPGCYDTYNADIDCQWIDITDVQPGNYILKVHVNPKYIVLESDFTNNVVRCNIHYTGRYVSATNCKIVQS